One genomic window of Choristoneura fumiferana chromosome 14, NRCan_CFum_1, whole genome shotgun sequence includes the following:
- the LOC141435244 gene encoding uncharacterized protein translates to MPVTITQTHRGPSALLSYLFTGSKNEETNEDTVIDNLVAVSAKLQFNDKLCFIAYKKLNTEENVEIELSVTCEDPSFNAKWICTEDSSDWREIGTLCNNNILDVDGYYVYTCHLKIHVSVRKIEKSTLCAQMFLDADFTDFSLSASNGSVAVHKIVMACHSDVFKAMLNGEWKENVEGRVEVKGATRQSLDHLKDYMYLDILPDEGLGPLLLLASYYMIENLKTRCIGKMAHSVKSDNLYELLDFACLNNIPELAYEILHVTPSEVVNKAYKSKKESKIPKSEGNDSDNK, encoded by the exons ATGCCTGT AACGATAACTCAAACACATCGAGGTCCATCGGCGCTACTAAGTTATTTATTCACTGGCTCGAAAAATGAAGAAACAAACGAAGATACTGTCATTGACAATTTAGTTGCAGTTAGcgcaaaattacaatttaatgaCAAGTTATGTTTCATAGCATATAAAAAATTGAATACAGAAGAGAATGTGGAGATTGAGTTAAGTGTGACTTGTGAGGATCCGTCATTTAATGCCAAATGGATCTGCACTGAGGATTCATCAGATTGGCGAGAAATAGGTACATTATGTAACAATAATATACTAGACGTTGATGGATATTACGTGTACACGTGCCATTTAAAAATCCACGTTAGTGTGAGAAAGATAGAAAAGTCAACTTTATGTGCACAAATGTTCCTTGATGCTGATTTTACTGACTTCAGCTTGAGTGCTTCAAATGGCAGTGTTGCCGTGCATAAAATAGTTATGGCGTGTCACAGTGATGTCTTCAAGGCAATGCTGAATGGCGAGTGGAAAGAGAATGTAGAAGGTCGGGTTGAAGTCAAAGGTGCTACTCGGCAGAGCCTTGATCACTTGAAAGATTACATGTACTTGGACATTCTGCCCGATGAGGGATTGGGCCCTCTCCTGCTCCTGGCTTCTTATTACATGATTGAGAATCTGAAAACAAGATGCATTGGTAAAATGGCCCACTCAGTTAAATCAGATAATTTGTATGAACTACTGGATTTTGCCTGTTTGAATAATATTCCTGAGTTGGcatatgaaattttgcatgtaaCTCCGAGCGAGGTTGTTAACAAGGCTTATAAGTCGAaaaaggaaagtaaaataccgAAATCCGAAGGTAATGACTCTGATAACAAGTAA